A genome region from Setaria italica strain Yugu1 chromosome III, Setaria_italica_v2.0, whole genome shotgun sequence includes the following:
- the LOC101775779 gene encoding E3 ubiquitin-protein ligase hel2 has product MDDTCAVCAETLEWVAYGPCGHRDVCSTCVVRLRFVMDDKKCCICKTVCPSVFVTKALGEYTRVVNDFSLFPAGVNEGKTGDFWYHEDTQAYFDDVDHYKMIRAMCRLSCSVCDNAEDQVALAAQAKRKSKFRSIDQLKGHLFHVHRLHMCNLCLEGRKVFICEQKLYLRSQLTQHMKTGDSEVDGSEVERSGFAGHPVCQFCKTSFYGDNELYTHMSREHYSCHICQRQHPAQYDYFRNYDDLELHFWKDHFLCEDEACLAKKFVVFPSEAELKRHNAMEHGGRMSRAQRNAALQIPTSFIYRRNEQDQRRGRGRGRNAHHDGTESHISSSAQNGRATADDGHVGRVDNVSGFLQSLSVGSSSAGAEVSSRTGRALEQLSFPPLSDPDIPDTRVDSVPDETSFPSLSEQQSRYALALNQSARGTARLGDESLFPPLPGSSNNRAPASAQQGLQSLARSTLAARLQQRSKGPVKVLNTARPRPSENPELLPSSTQTWPTPDQGLLLSGSSQLRIGTQTRENGFMPAVFSNSAWNPVAPNKMKHSVSTPNLVSGGSSGQASSSTAYGSNRSQEPPQGSQALPVAEDVRAANKSLVERMRSALGMDEDRYSAFKEIAGEYRQGIIDTSEYLSYVEQFGLSHLVPEMARLLPDPQKQRELADAYYTNIRFKSLQENGGGGTTSHEASRKKKGKGKAPVTESSAAKDVKDALADNFLDTVRRLQSNHQAQEGEAEVLSKDGYRPSKGVQLSAGSSSSLDSDTGFNSKASGAKDNAGKGGGNCSSKQPKKTSKFLRARLGDNSLATLDLSRPSASPERPERESQGPQMGLPVRGAWKNGGGQKLFSSNGRK; this is encoded by the exons ATGGACGACACCTGTGCGGTGTGCGCGGAAACGCTGGAGTGGGTGGCCTACGGGCCGTGCGGGCACCGGGATGTGTGCTCCACCTGCGTCGTCCGCCTCCGCTTCGTTATGGACGACAAGAAGTGCTGCATCTGCAAGACCGTCTGCCCCTCCGTCTTCGTCACCAAG GCCTTGGGTGAATACACGAGAGTGGTCAATGATTTCTCTCTGTTTCCCGCTGGAGTAAATGAGGGCAAGACAGGGGATTTCTGGTACCATGAGGATACGCAGGCATACTTTGATGACGTGGACCACTACAAGATGATACGGGCAATGTGTCGGCTTTCTTGTAGTGTTTGTGACAATGCAGAGGATCAGGTTGCTCTTGCTGCTCAAGCAAAGCGCAAAAGTAAGTTCAGGAGCATCGATCAACTAAAGGGACATTTGTTCCATGTGCACAGGTTGCACATGTGCAATCTTTGCTTGGAGGGGCGGAAG GTGTTCATTTGTGAGCAGAAGCTTTATTTAAGGTCTCAGTTAACTCAGCATATGAAAACTGGTGACTCTGAAGTGGATGGCTCTGAGGTAGAGCGTAGTGGGTTTGCTGGGCATCCGGTGTGCCAGTTCTGCAAAACTTCATTTTATGGAGATAATGAGCTTTACACACACATGTCCAGAGAACACTATTCTTGCCACATATGCCAACG GCAGCATCCTGCGCAGTATGACTATTTTCGGAACTATGATGACCTTGAG CTGCATTTTTGGAAAGATCATTTCCTCTGTGAAGATGAAGCATGTTTGGCAAAGAAGTTTGTTGTCTTCCCGAGTGAAGCGGAGCTCAAG AGACATAATGCAATGGAGCACGGTGGGCGGATGTCTCGTGCTCAGAGGAATGCTGCACTTCAG ATACCTACCAGTTTTATATATCGCAGAAATGAGCAAGACCAACGGCGTGGCAGAGGTAGGGGGCGTAATGCTCACCATGATGGAACTGAGAGTCATATCTCATCATCTGCGCAGAATGGCCGTGCAACTGCCGATGATGGTCATGTGGGCCGTGTTGATAATGTTTCAGGGTTTTTACAGTCATTAAGTGTTGGTTCTAGTTCTGCGGGAGCAGAAGTTAGTTCAAGGACTGGACGAGCACTCGAACAGTTGTCCTTTCCACCTCTTTCAGACCCAGATATTCCTGACACTAGAGTTGACTCTGTTCCTGATGAAACCTCATTTCCTTCGTTATCAGAGCAGCAATCCAGATATGCCCTGGCCCTCAATCAGAGTGCAAGGGGCACTGCAAGGCTTGGGGATGAGTCATTATTTCCTCCTTTGCCTGGGTCTAGTAACAACAGGGCTCCTGCTTCAGCACAACAGGGGCTACAGAGTCTAGCCAGGAGCACACTTGCAGCAAGGCTTCAACAACGTAGCAAGGGCCCTGTGAAGGTACTTAATACTGCTCGGCCTCGTCCCTCTGAGAATCCTGAATTGCTCCCTAGTTCCACCCAGACATGGCCTACACCTGATCAGGGGCTACTCCTGTCTGGATCTTCTCAGCTTCGAATTGGAACTCAAACAAGAGAAAATGGGTTCATGCCAGCTGTCTTCAGTAATTCGGCGTGGAATCCTGTTGCTCCAAACAAGATGAAGCACTCTGTTTCTACTCCTAATCTTGTGTCTGGTGGCTCCTCTGGCCAAGCGTCATCAAGTACAGCTTATGGTAGCAATAGAAGTCAAGAACCGCCTCAAGGTAGCCAAGCTTTGCCTGTTGCAGAGGATGTCCGTGCTGCAAACAAATCTCTGGTTGAAAGAATGCGTTCTGCTCTGGGAATGGATGAAGACAGGTACTCTGCATTCAAAGAGATTGCTGGTGAATACCGTCAAGGTATCATAGATACTTCAGAGTATCTTTCATATGTCGAACAGTTTGGACTCTCGCACCTTGTTCCTGAAATGGCTAGGCTATTACCTGATCCTCAAAAGCAGAGGGAACTCGCTGATGCATATTATACAAACATACGATTTAAAAGCCTTCAAGAAAATGGCGGAGGTGGAACTACCTCACACGAGGCCAGTCGTAAAAAGAAGGGGAAGGGAAAAGCTCCTGTTACAGAAAGCAGTGCTGCTAAGGATGTGAAAGATGCACTAGCAGATAACTTTCTGGACACTGTAAGAAGGCTTCAATCAAACCACCAGGCTCAGGAAGGAGAGGCTGAGGTGCTGTCAAAGGATGGGTATCGACCTTCTAAGGGGGTCCAACTATCAGCTGGATCCTCATCTAGTCTAGACAGTGACACTGGTTTCAATTCAAAAGCTTCTGGTGCCAAAGATAATGCTGGCAAGGGAGGAGGCAACTGTAGCAGTAAGCAACCAAAGAAGACATCAAAGTTCCTGAGAGCTCGTTTAGGTGACAACTCATTAGCCACACTTGATTTAAGTCGTCCTAGCGCGAGTCCTGAACGACCTGAAAGGGAATCACAAGGCCCACAGATGGGGTTGCCTGTTCGAGGTGCTTGGAAGAATGGTGGGGGGCAGAAACTCTTTTCTAGCAATGGAAGGAAGTAG